The region ACCTACCTCGTCGCCTGGCGGCGGCTCGAGGACGTCCCACCGGGGGCCCAGGCGCGACCGTGGCTGTTCGGGGTCGCGCGCCGCGTGCTGGCCAACCACCATCGAGGGGAGCGGCGACGGCACGCTCTGGCTGACCGCTTGCGGGACTCGTTGCACCAGGTGGTTCCGGGCCCCGACGTCCTCGGGGAGAGCCTCGTGGAGCGGGCCGTCTCCCGGCTTGGTGAGGACGACCGCGAGCTGTTGCGCCTCGTCGCGTGGGAGGAGCTTGCGCGCGAGGACATCGCGGTGGCCATGGGGCTGTCCCGCGGCGCCGTGCGGGTCCGATTGCACCGTGCCCGCGCACGGCTGCGTGAGGTGATGACGCAGCTCGAGGACGAGCTGGAACTTGTTGCGGCGCAACGTTTCGAGACATCCGGACATGACCATCCCAGATGGGCGACCGCCCGTCGCGGCACCGAGGAGATCTGATGAACGAGTTCCGTGGAGACGAGCTGGTGGCCCTGCGGGCCGTGCGCCGGCTCGACGACGCGCAGGTCGTCGCGGTGACCGACCGACACGCGCTCGACGCGTTGCGGGAGGGGATCACCATGACGGACCGGAACACGACGTCCACGACCGAGGCGCTGCGGAGGGGTGGGCGCCTCGGTCGCAGGGGAATGGCCGCGGGGGCACTCGGCCTGGCGCTGCTCGGGGGCGGGGCTGCCTACGCCGTCAGCCAGTGGGGGGACACCCCGACCCTGGACCGGCTCAACTGCGCGTCGTCGGTGACCCTCGACCCGCAGGGGGAGCTGCACCTCGTCGACGGCGTGGACGGTGTCGCCGGGAGCGGCGACGACGTCGCGGACTGCGCGCAGATCCGCCAGGATGCCGGGCGCCCACCGCTCGCAGATCCCTACGCCTTCGTCCGGGGTGGTACCCACTTCGTCGTCAGCCGCGCCGGGGTGCCCGCGGCCGTCCTGGCCGAGGCGACGCAGCCGTTGCCCGCCGAGGAGCAGGCTGCGCTGCTGGAGCTCCGGTCGGCCATGTCCGACTGGGTCGACGGGCCGGAGGGCCAGTGCTTCACCGCGGAGCAGGCGCGGGCCTACGCACAGGACACCCTCGGCGATGTCGGTCTGTCCGGCTGGACCGTCGAGGTCGTCGACGGAGCCGGGTCCCAGGGGGCGGGTCCGTGCGCCCTCGTCGACCCGCTGCCACAGCGGGAGGTGGTCCAGGTGCGCGCCCACGCCCGAGCCGTGCCGCAGGACGACCCGGCGGATGTCGCGCACGTGGTCCACGTCGTCGCAGACGACCTGCGCGCGAACGTGGCGGCCAAGTGCCTGTCGCTCACCGAGGCGCGGCAGGTCGCCAAGGTCGTCGTCGGCGACGACGGTGAGGTGCGGACGGTCACGGACGAGGCCGCCGGCTGCACCACGGTGGACATGGAGGTCGGGGGGTCGATCTTCGTGACGCTGCGCGGGCCGGCGGTCGCCAAGCCCTGAACGACCCTGACGAGCCCTGACCCAGCTCAGTCCTCGTAGACCGTCGGGATCGCCGGTTCTCCCCGCTGCAGTCGTCGTGCTGCAGCGGGGAGCTCGGCCCGGGACTCGGTGTGGCGCGTCCGGGCAGCCTCCAGCGTGTGGGCCTCGCTGTCGACGCGCTCGCCCCCTCGGACCAGCGGGACGAGCAGCGCCCGGTCGTCCCCGTCATCGGTCGGCGGCTCGCCGATCCCGACGATCTCGGCCTCTGCGACTCCTCGGGACGATCGTCGTCGCAGCGCGAACTTGC is a window of Pedococcus aerophilus DNA encoding:
- a CDS encoding RNA polymerase sigma factor, whose product is MSSPEQQFSDLFERTHGALLGYAVRRVTDPADAADVVAETYLVAWRRLEDVPPGAQARPWLFGVARRVLANHHRGERRRHALADRLRDSLHQVVPGPDVLGESLVERAVSRLGEDDRELLRLVAWEELAREDIAVAMGLSRGAVRVRLHRARARLREVMTQLEDELELVAAQRFETSGHDHPRWATARRGTEEI